One genomic region from Gemmobacter aquarius encodes:
- a CDS encoding TniQ family protein, protein MDARLVAPCEYPATAREGQSLKRSPLPKTVTPLADELLSGWLTRLAVTNHCEVDELLAHIGVDTRQVAMLDFEVEVAATTAEKISIAARVASETVQSLTFGTMTQTEALMTAQVAFQSCPDCSRRGIALKQWRKLWAFDCQICGTRLLSILIKPDRSRISEKLVRRARSGAGMLESAVTSNCANKLRRAMRAATYAKALKSVRADTAFALQSPRPDVRLFCLAAIAAAQSRPLVKAAMFSTGLDGYARVALLRAFEKEPRLLAAVDRIVLRNRERLRRAGV, encoded by the coding sequence ATGGACGCCCGTTTGGTCGCGCCATGCGAATACCCAGCGACGGCTCGAGAAGGCCAGAGCTTGAAGCGGAGCCCGTTGCCGAAAACTGTCACGCCTCTTGCAGATGAGCTGCTTTCTGGATGGCTGACGCGATTGGCGGTCACCAACCATTGTGAGGTCGACGAACTCCTGGCGCATATCGGAGTCGATACGCGACAGGTCGCCATGCTGGATTTTGAAGTTGAGGTGGCCGCGACCACAGCAGAAAAGATATCGATTGCGGCCCGTGTTGCCTCTGAAACTGTTCAATCCCTTACCTTTGGGACAATGACCCAAACCGAAGCCCTGATGACGGCGCAGGTCGCGTTCCAGTCGTGTCCCGACTGCTCTCGGCGTGGCATAGCGCTCAAACAGTGGCGGAAGTTATGGGCATTCGATTGCCAGATCTGCGGCACCCGACTCCTTTCGATCCTCATCAAGCCTGATCGCAGCCGAATATCCGAAAAGCTGGTGCGTCGTGCTCGAAGCGGGGCAGGGATGCTCGAAAGCGCGGTGACGTCCAACTGCGCCAACAAACTTCGACGCGCCATGCGGGCGGCCACCTATGCCAAGGCGCTCAAGTCCGTTCGCGCGGATACCGCCTTTGCCCTTCAAAGCCCCAGACCCGACGTTAGACTCTTCTGCCTTGCCGCCATCGCTGCAGCTCAGTCACGTCCGCTGGTGAAAGCGGCAATGTTCAGCACTGGCCTCGATGGGTACGCAAGAGTTGCCTTGCTTCGTGCGTTTGAAAAGGAGCCCCGCCTTCTTGCCGCAGTTGACCGGATCGTACTGCGAAACAGGGAAAGACTCCGACGAGCTGGCGTCTGA
- a CDS encoding ISKra4 family transposase, protein MEVRIIVETTFENGTTKRHRLGRLSRPFRRTQPEGFGLLLEDAKTILGQLQSAILHDQIEEISEASRICPDCDGVRAIHDYRSRVLDTLFGRFEVKAPRIRRCACNAKSDVVLGGPLSPLAHFFPDRSTPELRRLQAELGARHSFREAVRILETFLPCAKQVNTSVRNRLGKVAREICDSEQNEPLVPSAAEEAPALTVFLDGAHIRCRPEYQKRHLDVVVGKIEGHDRCRRFGLVQQAVLSPASQLRQHLRALGWDHEQTVTVISDGEPALPNLVRNAVDGKVRHILDWWHISMRIQHVENAVKGLLQSRGFSGIPVLFKRPAETLRWYLWHGKVLTATTSLQWLIVDCTRLNTDDRMAAEAARRVQARCRDLYSYLANNMDSLTDYGRRYRTGFPISSSRAEGCVDDIGNTRMGKRRRMRWSPNGAHRVAVVRAAVLDGRLTGAYQRAAA, encoded by the coding sequence ATGGAAGTGCGGATTATTGTCGAGACGACCTTTGAGAACGGAACCACAAAGAGGCATCGTCTCGGCCGTTTGTCCCGCCCGTTTCGACGCACGCAGCCTGAGGGGTTCGGGTTGTTGCTCGAAGATGCGAAGACGATCCTGGGGCAATTGCAAAGTGCGATCCTGCACGACCAGATCGAGGAAATTTCCGAAGCCAGCCGGATCTGCCCGGACTGCGACGGGGTCCGGGCTATACATGATTATCGGTCGCGGGTGCTCGACACACTCTTCGGCAGGTTCGAGGTCAAAGCGCCGCGCATTCGGCGTTGCGCCTGCAATGCAAAATCCGATGTTGTCTTGGGCGGACCGCTTTCGCCTCTCGCTCACTTTTTCCCGGATCGATCGACCCCGGAACTGCGACGCCTTCAAGCCGAACTTGGAGCGCGTCATTCCTTTCGGGAAGCGGTGCGTATTCTGGAAACCTTTCTGCCTTGCGCGAAGCAGGTGAACACATCGGTGCGCAATCGACTGGGCAAAGTTGCCCGGGAAATCTGCGACAGCGAGCAGAATGAGCCGCTGGTTCCTTCAGCCGCCGAAGAGGCGCCTGCGCTGACGGTTTTCCTGGACGGTGCGCATATCCGATGCAGGCCGGAATATCAGAAGCGACACCTCGATGTTGTGGTCGGTAAAATTGAAGGCCACGATAGGTGCCGTCGCTTCGGCTTGGTGCAACAGGCGGTCCTGTCACCTGCCAGTCAGCTTCGCCAGCACTTGAGGGCTCTCGGTTGGGATCACGAACAAACCGTCACGGTAATTTCGGACGGGGAACCAGCCCTGCCAAACCTCGTCCGCAATGCCGTCGATGGAAAGGTCCGCCACATCCTCGACTGGTGGCATATCTCGATGCGTATTCAGCACGTCGAGAACGCCGTAAAAGGCCTGCTGCAGAGCAGGGGTTTCTCCGGCATTCCAGTGTTGTTCAAACGTCCGGCCGAAACACTGCGATGGTACCTTTGGCATGGGAAAGTTCTAACGGCCACGACCAGTCTGCAATGGTTGATCGTCGATTGCACGCGGCTGAATACAGATGATCGCATGGCGGCTGAAGCAGCCCGACGCGTGCAAGCCCGGTGCCGGGACCTCTATTCCTACCTTGCGAACAACATGGACAGCCTGACCGACTATGGTCGGCGGTACCGCACGGGTTTTCCGATTTCTTCATCCCGGGCAGAGGGCTGCGTGGACGACATCGGGAACACCCGCATGGGCAAGCGCCGCCGCATGAGATGGTCGCCCAATGGAGCCCACCGCGTGGCTGTTGTCCGCGCCGCCGTTCTCGACGGTCGGCTAACCGGAGCCTACCAAAGAGCAGCCGCATGA